In a genomic window of Prochlorococcus marinus subsp. marinus str. CCMP1375:
- the recF gene encoding DNA replication/repair protein RecF (All proteins in this family for which functions are known are DNA-binding proteins that assist the filamentation of RecA onto DNA for the initiation of recombination or recombinational repair.) encodes MSLQQLELRYFRSYRSLKLKLTEKRLLVIGPNGAGKSNLLEAVELLGSLRSHRSSSDQDLIHWGASEAVVRAITSDEEKLQLEFRKLGGRKASRNGKSLARQLDLLGSLRCVGFSALDLSLVRGEPLLRRNWLDRVVQQLEPVYGDLITRFNRLLRQRNQLWRQWKDRSKDEHYALLDAFDSQMALVSTRIHRRRIRALKHLGPIAATWQKRLSKGKEDLELKYHPGSILEGEEEELAWRLTIEKQLAEQRNEEERLGICKVGPHRDEVLFLLNGVPARKFGSAGQQRTLVLALKLAELEFVGEMYKDPPILLLDDVFAELDPIRQLLLLEAVGDNHQCLISATHLDAFEGDWRKNSQILELALQQDGILEVG; translated from the coding sequence ATCAGCCTTCAGCAATTAGAACTGCGTTATTTCCGCAGTTACAGAAGCCTCAAATTGAAATTAACTGAGAAACGCCTTTTGGTTATTGGGCCTAATGGTGCTGGCAAATCAAACCTTTTAGAAGCAGTAGAGTTGTTAGGCAGTTTACGTTCCCATCGTTCGAGTAGTGACCAAGATCTAATTCATTGGGGAGCCAGTGAGGCAGTTGTTCGTGCAATTACAAGTGATGAGGAAAAACTTCAATTGGAATTTCGTAAATTAGGAGGAAGAAAAGCATCTAGAAATGGTAAATCGTTAGCTCGTCAATTGGATTTATTAGGCTCACTGAGATGTGTTGGTTTTAGTGCACTGGATTTAAGTTTAGTGAGAGGGGAACCTTTACTTCGTAGAAATTGGCTTGATCGAGTTGTGCAGCAACTTGAGCCAGTTTATGGGGATTTAATTACTAGATTTAATAGATTGTTGCGTCAGAGAAATCAACTCTGGCGTCAATGGAAAGATCGTTCAAAAGATGAGCATTATGCTCTTTTAGATGCTTTTGACTCACAAATGGCATTGGTCAGTACTCGGATTCATCGTCGCCGTATTAGGGCTTTAAAACATTTGGGACCTATTGCAGCAACTTGGCAAAAGCGTCTTAGCAAAGGCAAAGAAGATTTGGAGCTTAAGTATCATCCGGGTAGTATTTTGGAAGGAGAGGAGGAGGAATTGGCATGGCGATTAACTATTGAAAAACAACTGGCTGAGCAGCGCAATGAAGAAGAGCGATTAGGTATTTGTAAAGTTGGGCCTCATCGTGATGAGGTGTTATTTCTATTGAATGGGGTTCCAGCTCGTAAGTTTGGCTCTGCTGGCCAGCAAAGGACACTTGTTTTGGCTTTGAAATTAGCTGAGTTGGAATTTGTTGGAGAAATGTATAAAGACCCTCCAATATTGCTTTTAGATGATGTATTTGCAGAACTTGATCCTATTCGACAGCTTTTACTTCTTGAGGCAGTTGGTGACAACCATCAATGTTTAATAAGTGCAACCCATTTGGATGCTTTTGAAGGCGATTGGAGGAAAAATTCTCAAATCCTTGAATTAGCATTGCAGCAAGATGGAATTCTGGAAGTCGGTTAA
- a CDS encoding GNAT family acetyltransferase, whose product MFPFQNPKSSKLPLGFFLELNEAPTAQELNRLLSRCNADTYSSRKLSLALNNSYCNLSILQDKTFKLFGFVRITSDKGLNANLWDLVAAPGDNQKKFLAVLIHHALAIIRKDLPGCSVSVSAPIISIRPLEEEGFIIDPSGIRTMAYRIR is encoded by the coding sequence TTGTTCCCTTTTCAGAACCCTAAATCATCTAAGCTTCCTTTAGGCTTTTTTTTAGAGCTCAATGAGGCTCCTACTGCTCAAGAACTTAATAGATTGCTATCTAGATGTAATGCAGATACTTATTCTTCAAGGAAATTATCTTTAGCCTTGAACAATAGTTATTGTAATCTTTCTATTTTGCAAGATAAAACATTTAAACTTTTTGGATTTGTTCGCATCACAAGTGACAAAGGATTAAATGCAAATTTATGGGACCTTGTTGCTGCTCCAGGGGATAATCAAAAAAAGTTTTTAGCTGTATTAATTCATCACGCACTTGCAATTATTAGAAAGGACTTACCTGGATGCAGTGTGTCAGTCTCTGCGCCAATTATTTCTATACGGCCGTTAGAAGAGGAAGGATTTATCATTGATCCAAGTGGGATAAGAACAATGGCTTATCGCATTAGATGA